One window of Sphingobacteriales bacterium genomic DNA carries:
- a CDS encoding DUF86 domain-containing protein — MDNRYYKLLQDILDSIGNINVYVGYPLDFAGYEQNKLVQQAVERNFEIIGEAVKRLLDMKPDITISNTRKIINMSNKISHGYDEVELVQIWAVIVNHLPTLKLEVENLIQA; from the coding sequence ATGGATAACAGGTACTATAAACTTTTGCAAGACATCTTGGACAGCATCGGCAATATTAATGTGTATGTTGGTTATCCTTTAGATTTTGCCGGTTATGAGCAAAATAAACTCGTTCAACAAGCTGTTGAACGCAATTTTGAAATTATTGGGGAGGCAGTAAAACGTCTGTTGGATATGAAGCCTGATATTACCATTTCCAACACCAGAAAAATCATTAACATGAGCAATAAAATTTCGCATGGCTACGATGAAGTGGAGCTTGTTCAAATATGGGCGGTAATCGTAAACCACCTGCCAACACTTAAATTGGAAGTGGAAAATCTTATACAGGCTTGA
- a CDS encoding T9SS type A sorting domain-containing protein — translation MPVYADDFDNDGDFDVIATFNEGAIVWYENDGAGNFNTVKIVTAGALDAQSVYAIDLDGDGDLDVISASANDNKIAWYENDGAGRFMPQIIITTSALSARSVYSVDIDGDGINDVLSASELDNKIAWYKNLNGSFEEQPVVSTNALGAYSVFAADLDGDEDFDVISASRLDNKIALYINDGSGNFTDEQTISTNAMGVRCVYADDLDGDGDFDILSASRLDNTIAWYENDGSANFGESRVISSTAIGAQSVFADDLNNDGNIDVISASADDHTITWYQNDGNGDFTQMQVVSNTANGVWSVFAVDLDNDSDVDIISASLYNNQLAWYENDGTGNFGLKQLITTTNGPTSVFAADLDGDGDDDILFAARYENIIAWHENLLETVLNVTTLPDASAFSIKIIPNPAKNTATIAYTSPQSQPITLTLYDLTGRLLFEKNLQATIGTNNCVLDMLPYPQGLYVVTLNNGVEVVSGKVVKE, via the coding sequence ATGCCTGTATATGCTGACGATTTTGATAATGACGGCGATTTCGATGTTATTGCAACTTTTAATGAAGGAGCGATAGTTTGGTATGAAAATGATGGTGCCGGTAATTTTAATACAGTAAAAATTGTAACCGCCGGAGCTTTGGATGCACAATCTGTTTATGCAATTGATTTAGACGGAGACGGTGATTTAGATGTAATATCGGCTTCCGCCAACGACAATAAAATAGCATGGTACGAAAACGATGGTGCCGGCCGTTTTATGCCGCAAATTATTATTACTACTTCTGCTTTAAGTGCGCGATCTGTTTACTCGGTCGATATAGACGGAGATGGCATTAACGATGTTTTATCGGCTTCCGAATTGGATAACAAAATAGCATGGTACAAAAACTTAAATGGCAGTTTTGAAGAACAGCCAGTTGTTTCGACCAATGCTTTAGGGGCTTATTCTGTTTTTGCTGCCGATTTGGACGGCGATGAGGATTTTGATGTCATATCGGCCTCAAGATTGGATAATAAAATTGCCTTGTATATAAATGACGGTTCGGGTAACTTTACCGATGAACAAACTATATCTACAAATGCAATGGGAGTACGTTGTGTTTATGCCGATGATTTGGACGGCGATGGAGATTTTGATATTCTTTCGGCTTCGAGATTAGATAATACGATTGCATGGTACGAAAACGATGGTTCTGCCAATTTTGGCGAATCACGGGTCATTTCCAGCACTGCTATAGGTGCACAATCGGTTTTTGCGGACGATTTAAACAACGATGGCAATATTGATGTAATATCGGCTTCTGCCGATGACCATACAATCACATGGTACCAAAATGATGGAAACGGAGATTTCACTCAAATGCAAGTTGTTTCCAACACTGCTAATGGAGTTTGGTCTGTTTTTGCAGTTGATTTAGACAATGACAGTGATGTAGATATAATTTCAGCATCTTTATATAACAACCAATTAGCATGGTATGAAAACGATGGTACAGGAAACTTTGGGTTAAAACAACTAATAACCACTACGAATGGGCCAACTTCTGTTTTTGCTGCCGATTTGGACGGTGATGGTGATGATGACATCTTATTCGCTGCTCGATATGAAAATATCATTGCTTGGCATGAAAACCTCTTGGAAACGGTACTAAACGTTACCACTTTGCCGGATGCTTCGGCTTTCTCCATAAAAATAATACCCAACCCCGCCAAAAACACAGCAACCATAGCCTACACCTCCCCCCAATCCCAACCCATAACCCTAACCTTATACGACCTGACCGGCAGGCTGCTGTTTGAAAAAAACCTACAGGCAACCATCGGAACAAACAACTGCGTTTTAGATATGCTGCCTTACCCTCAGGGTTTGTATGTGGTAACGCTCAACAACGGGGTTGAAGTGGTTTCCGGGAAGGTGGTGAAGGAGTAA
- a CDS encoding nucleotidyltransferase domain-containing protein: MLHSYLAKHLPGVITILQTHKIRNAFVFGSAVTKEFNEQSDIDLLVNFEEGLSPLEKGELMWNLQFELEDLLQRKIDLLQESTPKNPYFIREINASKVKVYG, translated from the coding sequence ATGCTACATTCTTATTTAGCAAAACATTTACCCGGGGTGATTACGATACTACAAACGCATAAAATCAGGAATGCTTTTGTATTCGGTTCGGCAGTAACGAAGGAATTTAATGAACAAAGCGATATTGATTTACTCGTCAATTTTGAAGAGGGGTTGTCGCCGCTTGAAAAAGGGGAGTTAATGTGGAATTTACAGTTCGAACTTGAAGATTTACTGCAAAGAAAGATTGATTTACTGCAAGAGTCCACACCTAAAAACCCCTACTTTATTCGGGAAATCAATGCCTCTAAAGTAAAGGTTTATGGATAA
- a CDS encoding IS982 family transposase, with protein sequence MATILVFYQLSGYKTFQYYYEQLILGEFNHYFPKAPGYKHFLSLIHKCLPVLVLWMLRSCEKALKTGCYFIDATKLPVCHIHRQSQNRVFKDIAAKGKTSTGWFFGLKLHLVINQFGEIVKFALTAGNVADNNHNLLRYLLGNLQGKCAADKGYYTKLFDEFVKQGLQLILKPKKNRKNQYPALPKDVSLSKKRALIESVNDILKTVCNLEHTRHRKPENAATHFMAALIAYQHLDKKPSVFIPNENNYTNTIQFVA encoded by the coding sequence ATAGCCACAATTCTTGTATTTTACCAATTATCCGGTTACAAAACTTTTCAATACTACTATGAACAACTCATTTTGGGCGAATTTAACCATTATTTTCCAAAAGCACCCGGCTATAAGCACTTTTTATCATTGATACACAAATGCTTGCCGGTATTAGTGCTTTGGATGTTACGTTCATGTGAAAAAGCCCTCAAAACAGGCTGTTACTTCATAGACGCAACCAAATTACCGGTATGCCATATACATCGTCAAAGCCAAAATCGGGTGTTTAAAGACATCGCTGCCAAAGGTAAGACCTCCACAGGTTGGTTCTTTGGCTTGAAGTTGCATTTAGTCATCAACCAATTCGGAGAAATTGTTAAGTTTGCGCTTACTGCTGGAAATGTGGCAGACAATAACCACAACTTGCTGCGCTATCTGTTGGGCAACTTGCAGGGCAAATGTGCAGCAGACAAAGGCTATTACACCAAACTCTTTGACGAATTTGTTAAACAAGGTTTACAGCTTATCCTAAAACCAAAGAAGAACCGTAAAAATCAATATCCCGCTTTGCCTAAAGATGTCTCTCTCAGTAAAAAAAGAGCATTGATTGAATCGGTAAATGATATTCTGAAAACAGTTTGCAATTTAGAACACACAAGACATCGCAAACCGGAAAACGCAGCTACACATTTTATGGCTGCTCTAATTGCCTATCAACACTTAGATAAAAAACCATCTGTTTTTATCCCCAACGAAAATAATTACACAAACACCATCCAATTTGTTGCTTAA
- a CDS encoding VCBS repeat-containing protein has product MRKLTPLLTYAVCSLFAELIYGQTLFDTRRFISNIPIDATTIYSSDIDGDGDLDVLASSFNNNKITWYENDSIGNFGLERIVTTLVDGVKSVYAADLDGDGDIDVLSASFNDNKIAWYENDGMGNFGSQQIISVNALMAVSVYASDLDGDGDIDVLSASDWDNKIAWYENEGTGNFSPQKIISLFTVGAQSVYAADLDQDGDLDVISASYIDNKVAWYRNDGSGNFGAQQIIAIDDSVGNTYASASDLDGDGDLDVLTASFFDDKVAWYENDGS; this is encoded by the coding sequence ATGAGAAAATTAACCCCACTTTTGACTTACGCAGTTTGCTCATTATTTGCCGAATTGATTTATGGACAAACTCTGTTTGACACTCGGCGTTTTATCTCCAACATACCGATAGATGCAACCACTATTTATAGTTCCGATATTGATGGCGATGGCGATTTGGATGTTTTGGCAAGTTCATTTAATAATAATAAAATAACATGGTATGAAAACGACAGTATCGGAAACTTTGGTCTTGAGCGAATTGTAACCACTCTCGTTGATGGGGTAAAATCTGTTTATGCCGCCGATCTTGACGGCGATGGAGATATAGACGTGTTGTCGGCTTCTTTTAATGACAACAAAATAGCTTGGTACGAAAACGACGGAATGGGTAATTTTGGTTCTCAACAAATTATCTCTGTTAATGCGCTAATGGCCGTCTCCGTGTATGCTTCAGATTTAGATGGCGATGGAGACATTGATGTTTTATCTGCTTCAGATTGGGATAATAAAATAGCCTGGTATGAAAATGAAGGAACCGGCAATTTTAGTCCGCAAAAAATAATCTCTTTATTTACTGTTGGCGCTCAATCGGTTTATGCTGCCGATTTAGACCAAGACGGAGATTTGGATGTCATCTCGGCTTCTTACATTGACAATAAAGTAGCATGGTATAGAAACGATGGAAGCGGCAATTTCGGAGCGCAGCAAATTATTGCCATAGATGATTCTGTTGGCAATACTTATGCATCAGCGTCTGACTTGGACGGAGATGGTGATTTAGATGTTTTGACGGCTTCTTTTTTTGATGACAAAGTTGCCTGGTATGAAAACGACGGATCGTGA
- a CDS encoding T9SS type A sorting domain-containing protein, producing the protein MTLNFYDLTGRLLFEKNLQPTFGTNNYVLDMLPYPQGLYVVTLNNEIEVVSGKVVKE; encoded by the coding sequence ATAACCCTAAATTTCTACGACCTGACCGGAAGACTGCTGTTTGAAAAAAACCTACAGCCAACCTTTGGAACAAACAACTACGTTTTAGATATGCTGCCTTACCCGCAGGGTTTGTATGTGGTTACGCTCAACAATGAGATTGAGGTGGTTTCGGGAAAGGTGGTGAAGGAGTAA
- a CDS encoding VCBS repeat-containing protein produces MKSFQFSPLAGFLCIVLSWFSTIEVEGQITFGPEQVIAQSEINLPILVGTPDFNGDGFSDILMLSEIKRRLSWFQNLGSNNFGPLQYIDDLSGMASEVRYEDFDSDGDQDILVALGSGWIWFANDGTGNFNPPQPAAGVPPFEGCWAI; encoded by the coding sequence ATGAAATCATTCCAATTCTCTCCGTTAGCGGGTTTTTTGTGTATTGTTTTATCTTGGTTTAGTACTATAGAGGTGGAGGGACAGATTACCTTTGGTCCCGAACAGGTGATTGCGCAATCGGAAATTAACCTCCCGATATTGGTTGGCACGCCCGATTTTAACGGCGATGGTTTCTCCGACATACTCATGCTGTCGGAAATTAAACGGCGACTGTCATGGTTTCAAAACTTGGGTTCAAATAATTTCGGACCCTTACAATATATTGACGACTTGTCTGGAATGGCATCGGAAGTACGGTATGAAGATTTTGATTCAGATGGAGATCAAGATATTCTCGTTGCTTTAGGCAGCGGTTGGATATGGTTTGCCAATGATGGCACGGGCAATTTCAACCCGCCGCAGCCCGCAGCCGGCGTACCGCCTTTTGAGGGGTGCTGGGCGATTTGA
- a CDS encoding T9SS type A sorting domain-containing protein, whose translation MTFAIADFNNDGLVDIAKALQNNDVLEWEEQTSPFNFTNHNLINPIITNPTDVYVADVDEDGLPDVISASGGNGNIVWHKNQPGTTFAPSQIIIQNTDNNYCDEFAYMNNLNKITYFGYETGSAEGQLFYQHQAWMNFLPDALNNPADNLLLSQCVKGATADLNNDGFMDFVALTDSDDLKWFLNDGAGNFTFVGSYASIKNFVLADVNNDGFADFLNRTFGGGSSLTQIYLNDGFAGFAYAEQYPVSPVEVGDINNDGNIDIIGHLGTSPNWLVWLEGDGAGSFGNSNFIAGAVCCKIKASDLDGDGDDDIIVVDETTIYYYENLGNGSDFTSAQIAAYVNGWVEAVCLADMDGDGDLDIVAATSIFDKIVWFENLSNNPQIMGTVFYDFNQNGLLDEDDFGLNFQNIAITPNSINTYTNTNGTFAFFYPEEGDYILTFTLPEGWMATSPTTLTVNVTSTQGSNDNNFGIYPVNPVSEIQPYLISGFNRCNDIVTYYLTIANEGTAVEDLTIVAFQPDDLLTFISATPPPDSVGIMGTVYWHINNLLPNSNNLIIAGIQAPGFSEFGTVLQNNLNVTSYDSSGNQTFTNSFAYYPTVNCAYDPNDKTVSPSGIGPQNYTLMDEELFYTIRFQNTGNDTAFYVRITDVLSPHLDHSTFRIVNSSHDMQTYRYSNGLVEFHFHDIMLPDSTTNEPGSHGFVMFAVKPLPGLSDNTPVNNTADIYFDQNPPIITNTTLNTLVYELPASPPLPITLTRFTGTTLPHTNLLQWTTAAEINNAYFTLQYSPDGNEFTSLAQIAGAGTTSTAKSYQYTHTNPYPFTYYRLFQTDYDGTTRQAGEVITLNRTQSVAGLGITHILPNPTRNSATLTYHSHQSQPIILTLYDLTGRLLFEENLQPTIGTNNYILDILPYPQGLYLVTLNNGVEVVSGKVVKE comes from the coding sequence ATGACCTTTGCAATTGCCGACTTTAACAACGATGGTTTGGTAGATATTGCTAAAGCCCTCCAAAACAACGATGTATTGGAATGGGAGGAACAGACTTCCCCTTTTAATTTCACCAATCATAACCTGATAAATCCCATAATTACCAATCCTACCGATGTTTATGTTGCAGATGTGGACGAAGACGGATTGCCCGACGTAATATCGGCATCGGGCGGCAACGGCAATATTGTCTGGCACAAAAACCAACCGGGAACAACTTTCGCTCCGTCTCAAATAATTATTCAAAACACCGACAACAACTACTGCGACGAGTTCGCTTACATGAATAATTTGAACAAAATCACCTATTTTGGATATGAAACAGGAAGTGCCGAAGGACAACTTTTCTATCAACACCAAGCATGGATGAACTTTTTACCCGATGCCTTAAACAACCCTGCCGATAACTTGCTGTTGTCGCAATGTGTTAAGGGCGCGACAGCCGATTTAAACAATGACGGTTTTATGGATTTTGTTGCCCTGACCGATTCTGATGACTTGAAATGGTTTTTAAACGATGGCGCAGGTAATTTTACTTTTGTCGGCAGCTACGCCAGCATAAAAAACTTTGTCCTTGCCGATGTCAATAATGACGGGTTTGCAGACTTTTTAAACAGAACGTTTGGTGGAGGATCGTCATTAACACAGATATACTTGAATGATGGTTTTGCCGGGTTCGCTTATGCCGAGCAATATCCGGTTAGCCCGGTTGAAGTTGGGGATATCAACAACGACGGTAATATTGATATAATCGGGCATTTAGGAACTTCCCCTAATTGGTTAGTTTGGCTTGAAGGCGATGGCGCAGGAAGTTTTGGCAATTCCAACTTTATAGCCGGTGCAGTGTGCTGTAAAATAAAAGCATCAGATTTGGATGGAGATGGTGATGATGACATTATTGTGGTAGATGAAACAACAATATACTATTATGAAAACTTAGGAAACGGCAGCGACTTCACTTCGGCACAAATTGCTGCCTATGTAAATGGTTGGGTAGAAGCCGTATGTCTGGCTGACATGGACGGAGATGGTGATTTGGACATCGTTGCGGCAACATCTATATTCGATAAAATTGTTTGGTTTGAAAACCTTTCCAACAACCCGCAAATCATGGGTACAGTGTTTTATGATTTCAACCAAAACGGCTTACTCGATGAAGACGATTTCGGTTTAAATTTCCAAAATATAGCCATAACTCCCAACTCTATCAACACCTATACCAATACAAACGGAACATTTGCTTTCTTCTACCCCGAAGAGGGCGATTATATACTAACTTTTACCCTGCCGGAAGGGTGGATGGCAACCTCACCCACTACATTAACAGTAAACGTTACATCTACACAAGGAAGCAACGACAACAATTTTGGCATTTACCCCGTCAATCCGGTTTCTGAAATTCAACCTTATCTGATTTCCGGTTTTAACCGATGTAACGATATTGTTACTTATTACCTTACCATTGCCAACGAAGGAACGGCAGTAGAAGATTTGACTATTGTTGCTTTTCAGCCCGATGACCTGCTTACATTTATCAGCGCCACTCCTCCGCCCGATTCTGTCGGCATAATGGGTACTGTCTATTGGCATATCAACAACCTGTTGCCCAACAGCAACAACCTTATCATTGCAGGCATACAAGCTCCCGGTTTTTCTGAATTTGGTACCGTTTTACAAAACAACCTCAATGTTACAAGCTACGACAGTTCCGGCAATCAAACTTTTACAAATAGTTTTGCGTACTACCCGACAGTAAATTGTGCTTACGACCCCAACGACAAAACTGTTTCTCCCTCAGGTATCGGTCCGCAAAACTATACCCTCATGGACGAGGAACTGTTTTATACCATCCGTTTCCAAAACACCGGCAACGACACCGCTTTTTACGTGCGCATCACCGATGTGCTTTCTCCACATTTAGACCACAGCACCTTCCGAATCGTCAACAGCAGCCATGACATGCAAACCTACCGCTACTCAAATGGCTTGGTAGAATTTCATTTTCACGATATCATGCTGCCCGACAGCACAACCAACGAACCCGGCAGTCACGGCTTCGTGATGTTTGCTGTTAAGCCTCTCCCCGGCTTATCCGATAACACCCCCGTAAACAACACCGCCGACATTTACTTTGACCAAAACCCGCCCATCATCACCAATACCACTCTGAATACGCTGGTTTACGAACTGCCTGCCTCGCCCCCTCTGCCCATAACGCTCACCCGATTCACTGGCACCACACTCCCCCACACCAACCTCTTGCAATGGACAACGGCAGCAGAGATTAACAACGCCTACTTCACTCTCCAATACTCACCCGACGGAAACGAGTTTACTTCCCTCGCCCAAATAGCCGGAGCAGGCACCACTTCCACCGCAAAAAGTTACCAATACACCCACACCAATCCCTACCCGTTTACTTACTACCGCCTCTTCCAAACCGATTACGACGGAACCACAAGGCAGGCAGGAGAAGTCATCACCCTGAACCGGACCCAGTCCGTTGCGGGTTTAGGTATAACCCATATCTTGCCCAACCCCACACGAAACTCCGCCACTCTAACCTACCACAGCCACCAATCCCAACCCATAATCCTAACCTTATACGACCTGACCGGCAGGCTTCTGTTTGAAGAAAATCTACAACCAACCATCGGAACAAACAACTACATCTTAGACATACTGCCCTATCCACAGGGTTTGTATTTGGTTACGCTCAACAACGGGGTTGAAGTGGTTTCGGGGAAGGTGGTGAAGGAGTAG
- a CDS encoding T9SS type A sorting domain-containing protein produces MKSFQLTRFSGFICAILFLLSTMAVFAQTTFGSQEVIVKNISPSSIYIADLDGDGDTDVISASYQDDEIGWYANDGASNFGVKHIITAVADGALSVYAADLDGDGDTDVLSASYADDKIAWYENDGAGNFGLQQIISPTADGASSVSAADLDGDGDLDVLSASRNDDKIAWYENDGDGNFGMQQIISTVADGALSVYAADLDGDGDTDVLSASYAYGKIAWYENDDSGNFGVQQIITIAANDIWFVSAADLDGDGDLDVLFNLANNAWFENDGLGNFIIQEFTDTPPEISISVYVADLDGDGDLDVLSTNGNVYYDFSMELYILELNSVVWYENDGLGNFISQYDITQYAFGAHSVYAADLDGDGDQDVISGSFNNSIYTSTYRDAKIAWYENDGLGNFIDDKIIAPSAYKAYFVYAADLDGDGDKDVLSGSYKRIAWYENDGIGNFGPPQTINKSINKSGYVYIVDLDSDGDFDVLSAFQNTIVCYENDGAGNFEPYQIITAFIDNTTPLKSVHADDIDEDGDIDVLATYGDNIVWFENDGFGYFSPLQIISTANNEIRSVCLADLNGDGDLDLISAFHSKIAWYKNEGAGIFGSQEIITSTPGTSALLYTADLDGDGDIDVLLAYGDYMAWLENDGFGNFGEQQIILTTANHQLTKIFTADLDNDGDIDIMATTYYGYLNLSGYFIYGDVEWYENDGTGNFSTTQNISGASNARDVYAADLNGDGDLDALFASNHDDRIAWKENLLFTGIGTPDVTTVTLHIVPTPTQNTATLIYTSPQTQPITIYLYDLTGRLLHTETLQATLGTNNYILDMTKYSNGLYLVTLNNGVEVVSGRVVKE; encoded by the coding sequence ATGAAATCATTTCAACTCACCCGGTTTTCAGGATTTATTTGTGCTATTTTATTTTTGTTATCAACTATGGCGGTTTTTGCTCAAACAACCTTTGGTTCGCAAGAGGTGATTGTGAAAAACATATCTCCATCATCTATTTATATTGCCGATTTAGATGGAGATGGTGATACAGACGTTATATCGGCTTCTTATCAAGACGATGAAATTGGTTGGTATGCAAACGACGGGGCTAGTAATTTTGGAGTAAAACACATCATTACCGCAGTTGCCGATGGCGCATTGTCTGTATATGCTGCCGATTTGGACGGAGATGGGGATACAGATGTGTTATCGGCTTCTTATGCGGATGACAAAATAGCTTGGTATGAAAACGACGGCGCAGGGAACTTTGGTTTACAACAGATTATCTCTCCTACTGCCGATGGCGCAAGTTCTGTTTCTGCCGCAGATTTGGATGGGGACGGGGATTTAGACGTGTTGTCGGCTTCCAGAAATGACGACAAAATAGCCTGGTATGAAAATGATGGTGATGGTAACTTTGGTATGCAACAGATTATCTCCACAGTTGCCGATGGCGCATTGTCTGTATATGCTGCCGATTTGGACGGAGACGGGGATACAGATGTGTTATCGGCTTCTTATGCGTATGGCAAAATAGCTTGGTATGAAAACGATGACTCTGGCAACTTTGGAGTGCAGCAAATTATCACTATTGCTGCTAATGATATATGGTTTGTGTCTGCTGCTGATTTGGATGGCGATGGGGATTTAGATGTGTTATTTAATTTGGCAAATAATGCATGGTTTGAAAACGACGGGTTGGGAAACTTTATCATTCAAGAGTTTACTGATACTCCCCCCGAAATATCCATTTCAGTTTATGTTGCTGATTTGGATGGCGATGGTGATTTAGACGTTTTATCTACCAATGGAAACGTGTATTATGATTTTTCAATGGAGCTATACATATTGGAGTTAAATTCGGTTGTCTGGTATGAAAACGACGGATTAGGTAATTTTATATCACAGTATGACATTACTCAATATGCCTTTGGTGCTCATTCTGTTTATGCCGCAGATTTGGATGGGGATGGTGATCAAGACGTAATATCAGGTTCTTTTAACAATAGTATTTATACGTCAACTTATCGCGATGCCAAAATAGCTTGGTATGAAAATGATGGATTAGGTAATTTCATTGATGATAAAATCATCGCTCCTTCTGCGTATAAAGCATATTTTGTTTATGCTGCTGATTTAGATGGTGACGGGGATAAGGATGTATTGTCTGGTTCTTATAAAAGAATAGCTTGGTACGAAAACGATGGGATTGGTAATTTTGGACCACCACAAACCATCAATAAATCTATCAATAAATCTGGGTATGTTTATATTGTTGATTTGGATAGCGATGGCGACTTTGATGTATTATCGGCTTTTCAGAATACAATAGTATGCTACGAAAACGATGGGGCGGGTAATTTTGAACCATATCAAATCATCACAGCATTTATTGATAACACAACTCCTTTAAAGTCAGTTCATGCCGATGACATAGATGAAGATGGGGATATAGATGTGTTAGCGACTTATGGTGATAATATAGTTTGGTTCGAAAATGATGGCTTCGGCTACTTTAGTCCGCTGCAAATCATTAGTACTGCTAACAATGAAATAAGGTCAGTTTGTTTAGCTGATTTGAATGGCGATGGCGACTTAGATCTTATATCGGCTTTTCATAGTAAAATTGCATGGTATAAAAACGAAGGAGCAGGTATTTTTGGGTCGCAGGAAATCATCACTTCAACTCCCGGCACTTCAGCATTATTATATACTGCTGATTTAGATGGGGATGGAGATATAGATGTTTTGTTGGCTTATGGTGATTATATGGCTTGGTTAGAAAATGATGGCTTCGGCAACTTTGGCGAACAGCAAATTATATTAACTACTGCCAACCACCAATTAACAAAAATTTTTACAGCCGATTTGGATAACGATGGAGATATTGATATTATGGCTACTACTTATTACGGCTATTTAAATTTATCCGGTTATTTTATATATGGTGATGTAGAATGGTATGAAAATGACGGAACAGGCAATTTCAGCACAACACAAAACATCTCCGGTGCCAGTAATGCTAGAGATGTTTATGCAGCCGACTTAAATGGAGATGGTGATTTAGATGCTTTATTTGCTTCGAATCATGATGATAGAATAGCCTGGAAGGAAAACTTGCTTTTCACCGGTATCGGCACTCCCGATGTAACAACTGTCACCCTCCATATCGTACCCACCCCCACGCAAAACACCGCCACCCTAATCTACACCTCCCCACAAACCCAACCCATAACCATCTACCTCTATGACCTAACCGGCAGGCTGCTCCACACTGAAACCCTGCAAGCAACCCTTGGTACAAACAACTACATTTTGGATATGACAAAGTATTCTAACGGTTTGTATTTGGTAACGCTAAACAATGGGGTTGAGGTGGTTTCGGGTAGGGTGGTTAAGGAGTAA